The DNA segment GCCAGAGCGTGTTGACCTTGTACTAATCAAGCCACAGCCTATTCTAATTCAGTATAATTCGTATGCTTGGAAGGCGCTCCACTCAAGTTGTTGCAATACAATATTCGtgcaatataatttataataaccaATATTCGTGCAATATAATCTTATATATAACGAGTGGCGCTACATTTTCCAGAGACATCgcagcaaaaaaaaactcaatgtACATCCAGTCCTCCACTGCTTCCCATGGCGCCAAAGGAGAAAGATTGCAGCAACAAGACCAGCGGGAAGGCAAtggtgaggaggaggtcgaACTCGAAgtcgccggccgcgtcgccgacgAGGCTGGGCGACCTCCCCGACAAGCTAGCTCCTCGAGcacatcctcctccgcctcgcgtCACCGGTCTGGCTCACCCGCGCCGCAGCGACGTGCAGGCGATGGCGCCGCATCGTCACCAACAACGAATTTCCGTTCCACCATGATTGCCCCCTCCCTGATCCGGTTGCCGGCCACTACCATTCTCGGCGCCGGCCcgatggccgccgcggccgcctgaCCTTCGTCCCCACCTCGTCTGCCGCCGCGCTCGGCGTCGATGCGAGCCGCCATTTCTCCCTCGACTTCCTCCCCGGTGGCCGCTCGTCCTGGGAGCTCGTGGGCAGCAGCGGTAGCTAGCCTCCTCtgttagaagtataatatgttagttagagataagagttaaatacaaatatagagataagatatatcctagagatagaatactagagataagatagagtactagagatagaatcctagagataaatctactcttacttgtattgtactccaagtctctatccctatgtactcctatatataccccaAGAGAGGGTCGATGTAATATATGAGAAAATCACATAATACAATATATTAGATTTTTtctacatggtatcagagccttagAGACCAACGTCGTTTGATCCCCGCGTCGCCCTGGGGAGATGAGATCAATCCTACAATCTCCCTGGGGCGCCGCATCTATTAGCTCCACAAATTATCCATAGATTAGATTTTACCAATATTAGAATTagatcaatttatttttttgccacATCGAACCCTACGATCTCCAGGAGCCAACACGACGACGATTTCATCGCAAGCCGTCGCTCAATAGCATCATCAAGCAGAAGACGAGGCTGTGGCGTACAGCACCACCGTCCAAGTCGCCGTGAAGCCCGAGCGACGGGAACACCAGACGTCATCGAGCCATCTACTGTTGCATCCATCTACTCAATTGAGAGAAGCACATGGTGCACAGGTGACAGGAGAATCAAGCGTCAAGACACCAAGCAATCCGCATCGATCATCTTCGCCAAGCTCCTATGAACGGCCGCGACGCAAGCCACAGCTGCTTCCTCCTCTACATCAGCTGTACGACTACATCGACTCCGATCCGATGGTCTTCATCAACGTGGTAacatgccgccgccgactcgtcCACATAGATGGACACTCGCGTCCTCTGACAGATTAATCTGCAAGACGCTTCATCGACGACATCAACCGCGTCCTCTACGACGGCAACGACCGCGACACCGACTACGGCATCGATCACGTCATCTACGACGACAACGACTGCATCAATCCGGCATCACCATTGTAATGACCGCTACATGGCGCGGAAGGACCAACCGAAGTGGTGGCCTCATCGCCAACGACGTCCTCTGACATATGCAGACGTCTCCAATGGCATCCTCTGACATCTACAAGGTGCAAGATGCTAACAGTTGCAGTTTCGTCTTCACACCatggcataattttttttcgccTTCGGCTATTTGCGGCTACATCAACTACCATGATTACCATGACTACGGCTACTACATGATCGGCTACATCGACGAACGTCTACAACAACAATCATTGACGGAAACTCCAGTCAAAGCGTACGTGTCATTGCTGTCGTCCATGACACTCCCGCTATGACTGCGGGAGGGAATAGAGGAGAGTCAAGGGATGACACAGAAGGGGACGCAGGCACCAGATGGAGGACCGTCCATCAGAGATGCAATCGATGATGGTGACTGGAAGGagatgaagaaatagaagattttAAATCCAGTCGCAATCGTTCACTTCGCTCCCGTTACAACTGAGGGGGAatgttagaagtataatatgttagttagagataagagttaaatacaaatatagagataagatatatcctagagatagaatcctagagataacatagagtcctagagatagaatcctagagataaatctactcttacttgtattgtactccaagtctctatccctatgtactcctatatataccctaTGAGAGGGTCGATGTAATATATGAGAAAATCACATAATACAACATATTAGATTTTTTCtacatcctcctcctcgccgcaaCCAGCTCGACACGACACCGTCGCTTCTTCCCCGACCTCGTCGTCTGTGAGCCGGTGACGCGGCGGTACAAACTGATCCCTCGCATGGAGGAGATGAAGTATCAGCGCTGCCTTGGCGTGTTCCTGATAAGTGGGGGCGTGCCTTCTCTAGCATGTCAAGCTACCGGGTAACCTGCATGGTGTACGTGGAGTACAACGGTGTGTGTGATGGCACGGGCACTGTCAGGGCCTGTGTGTTCGACCAGAACGGGAGGAACAGGTGGAAACGGAGGCCCGCCCGCTGGTACATGGCCAAATGTGGCGTGCATCTTCGAGGCTCTGATTACGTGCGTTTTCTAGGCCACGCCATAGACACCATGTTCTGGGGTATCGAAGGAGATAACGTCTTGCTAATCCTTCACGAGTGGAGCACTGAGTTCGAGATCCTCTGCCTGCCAGACTGTATCatggcacccacaatggttatctataggctctctacaagagatccatgttaacatattttcctacttggaagagattaaatgaagagagagagcaaagctatctactaacctggagatagtctgtagagaaaaacgaggcaatggattagagagctatagatacccatgtagacataccattgaagtggtttactattaatctagtctattgctgagatttacatgttttatagatagcaccttactttaccattgcgtgTGCTCTCAGAGGGGTGGAGCTCCAGGCAGTCGTTGACGGCAATGGTAACAATAAAGGCAAGTTGTGTGTCATATGTTTGGACCAAGAAAATGTTCTTCGGGTGTTCACGACGTGGAGGGATCGGTATGTTAACGGTGAGTGGGGTGAGTGGGTGCTTCAGAATAGCCTCCGGTTAGCGGCGATCACTACCGGACTATCAGGGTACAAGGAAGGGTATTTTCGTAGCAATACCGCAAAGGTTGTCACGGTGAAGGTGGGGTCTGTTGTcctgacgccggcggaggagacgacATGGATGTTCTCTGTTGACCTTGAGACCATGGAGGTAGCTAAATGCAAGGACGTGAGCATGGCTTTTTATCCATGTCAATTGCCTTGGTTACCTACGTTGCGAGCTTGTGTGAATCATTGTAAAAGGCGGGGCCAAGGTTGTTGTTCTCACATTTGTATCTGTGGCAATGGTTAATGTGCTACTAAAATTAATAAACAAATGAAGGATTAGAGAAATCTAGATCAACTTATTTAAAACTTCGTGGGTTACTTTGAAACGGTTGAATTTCGATATAAAATTTCTTCAATTTCCGTAAAATTCATTCAAACTGAACGGCAGTACCTGGGTCGGTTGAAAGCCCGCTTCCCATGGTCTGGGCCATTAATATTCTTGTGATACTACCCAATTTTCTCTTACCACACCTACACAAAGGAATGAAGCCTACATGCTACGCAGCTGTCATATAGCTCAACTCCGCTAGCCGTTACCTTCTCAAAGCATTCCACTGTAGAAGATCATCGAAGTTTATAGTAATTAATACTTGAATAAACGTACTCAGCCTGGCTCTTCTAATAACTTTCTTGGTTAGCCTTCTAGCTATCTTATTCGCTTTGTTCCTAAGTTTTGAGGCTTGATGGTGAGGACATCAATACCATCTACACATCCACATCTACACAAGTACAACTTCATGCTCTTCTTACCCGCTCTCATGCATGTTAACTAAACTATCAGGTGAGTTACTTTTGAGTTCACGTCCATCTTGTTTACTAGTTGATGCCCCGTGCTTTGCTGCAAAATATGTGGATGGATGCATGTTATCCATTAGACAAATGGTCGATgtttatgtttaaataatgtgaaaataaaattttgacattgtttgtatattgagttctaaaaatacaacaaaattggaAATGATATGTCATGTTTGCATAATATTTAAATATTCTAGATAATAATTATTAGTGGATGATTATGTGGCTCacttgcatgtgatttaaaatactctagataataattgctagtgagtgatGACATGGCATACTTACACGTTGAGCTTTAGAAGTTATAGTGGGTAtcaactttataataagatatGATACCATAGAGACGCGTGCACACTTGTTTTACTTATGAATAATGAAGAGGatgaaaagagaagaggattCACGTGGactggattcggactgcaggacAGCACCAACTTGTGACGATTGACACGACTGCACATGGACTCCATTTTGGgtgtgcaagtacttcatgtaGAGCTTACCAAGTATACTTTCGAATGGATCCAGTCTCATGTCCATGTCTATTTGGTAGATGCCAAAATTATCATTTTACTACAAAGGCCTTTTTTCTGTCCACGGTGCCACGTTACCTATTTGGGCCCAATTGGCCATATATCAGGTTTGGTCCATTAAGGACGCGCCTTAGGATTAGAGCATGACCCCAACACGCTTGTGATCGTTCTCCTCCTTCTTATACCCTTAGCCACCACCAAGAACACTTGAGTTTCTTTTAGATGCAAGTTTAGCTTTTCGCTATACTTCCTTGTAAATCTGTGCGTTGGCCGGCATCAACTGCCCATTTACTTGTCTTCGGAACCCCAGCATATTGAGATTCAGTTTGAGAATTTTGTATACATCTCGCAATTCAGTGCTTGTTCTACTTATTCTTGCTAGCTTTTCAATTGCTTGCAGGACAGGTGCCCTGTGGCCGGCGTCACGCAACGTAAGATCGTGACGACCAGTGGagggtgtatcggttgctaaggcgcaacgTTTTTTAATGGTTATTGTCGAGCCATGAACGTCATCTTCATCCCCAAACCAAGTTATCCACTTTCCCTCATTGAAAGATCGGGAATTAACCCCCACGGGTACACATCACTTGGAGTCTAAGAGCTCTGGTAACTTTTGGCTGTGTATGGATATAGAAGCCAAATTTCTACCTATTATCTTAAAAGTTCGGACTATTTGATCTCTATACATTATGGACACCCAATAACAAGCACTACGCTAGGTCAAATCACCTTTGATAGGCTCAAAtggtcacctttgacgggtttgGCCTGGTCAAAGATAAGTGGTCAGTGATGACTCCACTGACGTCTGACGGGTCGAGTCCCGTTAGAGGTGACAAGCACCTTTGACAAGCTGTAAGAAAACAGCCTATCAGAGATaactcatctgtgatgggcccaTCAGAGGTAAGCCCACTCTGACACATCTACGGCGCCACCCGTCATAGGTGACTCATCTACAGTGCCACATCATCACAGCTGACACATTTACAGCGCCACCCTCCACCGCATAACATCAGCCTATGCTGCCTCACGATCCATGCCTCTGACCTAGACGGGTTTTCCTTGTGGAGTATATTGCCGTGCATGCCCGCATAAGGAGAGGCCAAGGCCGATTGTTGGAGTACAGAGAAAGGAGCTTGTCTTATGGTTTCTAGTTCAGGAAAGCATGTTACCCTATGACCTAATATGCCTTTCCGCAAAAGCCAGCCCTTGTGGCGGGACACCGACACACCAATCAGTTTCAGATCCATATAATCAGCGCACAACTCAAGCACCTCCTCTGTTGCATATCCTCCATACTACTACCTTCAGGTCCAGCCCAGTTACAGACATATCTTTTTACAACCCCCATTAACCTCCCAAATGCCAACATGTTATGCACATGCACTGGCCCGAAAATCTATCTACACCATATAAAAGAGAGGAACTATAACGCATAAttaactaaaaagaaaaaacaaaatctagATCCAAATTGGAGAGATTAAGTGCTCAAATCTAGCAACTAGTAAAAAGTCATGCATAAATGACAAAGAGATATAAAATATAGAGAAACTAACCttaactaaaaaaaaagggcaaaaccTCCCCAACTCTAGGCATCACTCTATCTGCTTTGGCCAGCTCGAAGTGAGTGAGCAGCATTTATATGTAGATGCATAAGTACCAGTTCTTAGAtcaaaactggcacctatgCCTAATTATAAGTGATGCccaattataggtgccggtcCTATATTAAGTACCGGCACTAATACCTCCGAGggaaaaaccagcacctataagtGGGCCCACCGACCAAAAGTGTCAGCGGACCATTAGTGGGCCTcacttataggtgccggttatgTGGCCGGAACTAGCACCTATACCTACCTtcgtataggtgccggtttttgcaAATAAATTGGCACTATAAGTGGGCCCACCAAAGTAAGGGGGTTGGCTGCCCAAATATAGGTGtcgatttattttatgaatggatacctatagtataggtgccagttttttgTGTGAGCCGGCACCTATAAATAGGAATAGGTGCTGGTTCCAATTGAAATTGTACGTATGAGCTATCACCTCTTAGGAGTTCTGTAGTAGTGTCCATATATCTCAGTGTTTGGGGACTCACAAGACAGTTGTGGTCGTTGATGACAAATTTACTACTCATCATTATCATTGGTTGTCTTTTAAAagagtatagatatagatgtaTGCCATGTGGAGTCTATATACATGAATTTTATGTGCTTGATATTTTTTGTCGGCCAGTTTTAAAGTCTAGAGAATCAAATGTAAGGTCTTTAAATTCCACATCTTAATTCACAAAAAAGGCCAAACAAAATATGAATCCCGCAAGTGTAGATCCCACCTAATCCACAAGTCAACAAAGCCCAAGCTAGCATGTATAGAAAAGCTCATACGGCATGCACAAAGCCCACAAAGTTCACCGGATCGGGGCTATGGGCAGTTTCCAACCGATACCAATAAGGGGTTGTGTACTTGTGAGAGTAGTATCTAGGCAGCCTAGGATTCATGTCTCCTCAGTTTGTCTTTGTCGACGACACTATGGGTCTATTATTATCCAACAAATCGCAGGGTAACAATGGTGGAAGTGGCTTCGGAAGTGGGTCATCAGCGAGGAGCACGCTCATGGCTTGCCCGATGGATGGCCGCAAGCTATAATCCGGGTGTGCGCACCAAAGCCCCACCAACAACATGCATTCCATCTCACACGCGTCGAAATCACCACCGAGCCGTCGGTCTGCTGCGTCCAGGAGGTCGTTTCTCCTGTACATCTGCCAAACCCACCCAGCGAGGCTCTCCTCTCCGTACGGACGGAAGGACCTCCGACCGGAAGCAACCTCAAGGAGAATGACTCCAAAGCTATAGACATCGCTCCAGGGCATGACCTGCCCCGTGATTAATCTGTGCATATATGCGTATCCCGTGGCGCTGGTGCCACCACACATCCTTGACTCGGATGGCGACCGGCAGTGCTCGATGAGGCGTGTCAGGCAAAAGTCTCCCAGCTTTGCACTGAAAGATGAATCAAGCATCACATTCCTCGGATTGATGTCCCCGTGCACGAGCTGCGGCTCGCCCCCTTCGTGACAGTGGTGCAGCGCAGCCCCCAGGTCAAGAACGATCTTGTATCTGCAGTTTGCATGTGGCCAACACATGAGAAAGTAAAATGTAAACATCGATCTCGATCGACACTTGGGCTTTTGCAACACTTAAGCTATTGTTTGTAATCTTTTTACCTGATTGGCCATGGTAATGTAGTGTTTTGCACTTTGTGGAGATGGTCATGGAGGCTGCGGTTCACCATGAACTCGTAGACGAGCAAGAGCTCCTTTTCTTCGTGACACCAACCGAGGAGGCGAACAAGCTTGGGATGCCTCAGCCTGTGTATGGCAGTCACCTCCCCGATGCTCTTCATCTCGTATCGTGAAGTATTTGAGACCCTTCTGATGGCCACATGGAGGCCTTGATCACGCAGGAACCCTCGGTAGACTGAACCATTGCTGTCCGCCCCAAGCTTCTCGCTGTTGGAGAATCCCCGTGTTGCCCTGGACAAATCGCTGTAACGGAATCTTCGAGGCCCTGCAGCTTGTGACTCTTCAACTGTACCATTTACTGCGATCATAGAAAAGGATATCTGCATCAGTTTTGCCTCTACTATGCTTTCGCGTTTGGCCTGTATATTGGGGTGAGTACCAAAATCACAGACAccaagttataaaaaaattaaaaatcaaattcaaacgAAACCTTATATGTAGGACAGTGATAAACCTTATAAATTTTGAAGATAAAAATTCAACTTGGTGTTGATGACCGAATTTGGTACTATGATCCAGTCTTAGTCGAAAGTATCAAATTCAGAGCTTGCTGGACCAAGGCTGACCAGACCGTTGCAAAATTAGAGATCTAACAAACACCTTgtcagccccccccccccccccccccaagttcTGATCGGGATTTAAATTACGTCGGTCTGACCACACGACCACACTGATGACCAACAGATTCTGAGTCCAAAGCCAATTAAGACACCCTCATGTTTCCTTTCTTAAATGCCAGGGTTTCCCTATTATAACACTTTTCTAAACCTAATTGGACATGGAGATGGACAAGTAAATGCAAGATCACACCTCCAAtaaatatagggggttaggacCGATTAAAACAACCACGAATGAATCATGTCAAAATCAATCTATTACTTCTACCTTTATATTCTACACCTCCTCTTATTTCTCCTTGTATCCCATGTCTATTCATGTCGAAATCCATCAATTGCTTCTCGTCTCTTGTCTTCATGGTGATAGAGGACTTAGCTAGTCTGCCGAGCTGGACTTTCTTCTTGTACCTGGTGTTGCTGCTGTATAGAGTTTGAGTCAATCGAGGAGGATGCCAACAAAAAAAGCAATAATCTAATTAGTGCGTACACACTATTTAGCCTTATCGCGCAATACATGCGTCGGTTGTCCGATTAGAGAGACCGAGAAGCGCTAGTTGGTTAACGTGATGCCTATTTAAGTATTGAGTCTTTAACAAAATCTTATATATAGGACAGTGAATCTTATTATAAACTTTGAACATAAAAATCCAACTTGGTGTTGATGTGGTACTACGATTCAGTCTTAGTCTAAAGTGCCAAATTCTTAGCTTCCTGGACCAAGGCCGATTAGACTGCAGTAAAAGAAGAGATATAACAGAACACTCTGCAGGTTTGGCTGCACAataccctcccccccccccccacagaGGTGTAAACGAGGTTTAAATTACGCCGGTCCGACTGTGCGTCCACGTTGACCGGCATATTTTGAGTCCAAAGCCAATTAAGTCGCTCATGTTTCCTTTGTTAAATGCGTTTCCCGTATCCTAACACTTTCCTAAACCTAATTGGACGTGAAGATGGACCTGTAGATATGCAAGATAACCAGTGTTGTGGAAGACAGAATACAGGTGACGGACGGAGAGGGTACCGCCAAACGATTAATTGGAATACGGACGATTTATCGGAATGTGACGGAAATTTAACGTTAtgtaaaaatatgtatatagtTGATAATAGTTTGCCTTTTTAAGATGTAAATGCATACACTAACATAtgacattttgactttttgactATATTATGAAAACCTAACACGTTTTGACTTAATTTACTATATTATGAAAACCTAAGACgtactaaagtcaaaacgtcttataacctgaaacggagggagtataatatacaATTTTTCCACGTAACAAAGTGCATTCTGATAGTATAAGAAAAGAAGAAGTACCGGACAAGCAAAAGTACCTGCTGGCCGTACAGCCTCAGGGGCGAGACACTCCGTGCAGTGACTCCCTCAGGTGACAATAGATGCCTGAACGTTTTTGTTATTGTGAAGCACGGAATTAATAAGATACGCCTCTAGAAAGAATCAACAAGATATATATTTCGAGAAAAATACAACCAATCAAAGCATACAAGGGAAATTTTTAATGAACAAAACCTTCGAGTTAGCGCTGATTCATCAACGGGCGGGATTAGTGCTGCATCACTAGTGACGTCTTCATCTACCTCCTTACTCCCCTGTGATGGAGCATATGACATTATATTGGCTTCGTGTAAAGGAATAAGAAAACAAGAAGGAAAAATATGTCTATAAATGCGTGGAATAATCCTCAGAAAAAAATTTTTGGAATAAACTATGGGAAAAACCAACTAAATAATCCTACAGCAAAAACGATCTATTGCATTCCCTCTTCCTACATTCAATTGGTCCATTTTTCACTTCTATTACTGTGCTGGGATCATCAACAACTTTTTCCtctgtattttatttaaaaagaacaTGGAGCAGAGATTAAGTGAGCGTGAACGTAGTATATATCATCTTCcccacccccccacccccccccccccccccccccccccccaagataTTGACCTGAAGATGATTTAAGGAAAATAAACCTCCCTTGAACTATACACATAGGGGAAAGGATTGgctagtagtagtacagtaGTAGGCTGAGGGTCAACCACATTACCGAAGCTCGGGTAGAAATTCTGAAATAATTTTGGGATTTTGAGCTATatctacttttttttcccttcactCGCGCCAATTTGATTTTGCTGTTCATCAGTGTTCAGTATgctttaaatattataaaatctTCACCAAAAATATTAATTGAACTTTGATATCAAAGCTCCAATCAAAATCTTTGAACTTTGACTAGGGCGATTCTTCGACAAAGACGGGGACTTTGAACTCGCATAACAAATATGAGCCTCCAATTGACTGATCCAAAACTATTGTATATTCTATAGTTTACGTGCTTCAATGTGTAAACGTCTGACATAAGacagttactccctccgtcccaaaaaaaaccaacctccctccgtcccaaaataagccaATAAATTCCAAGTTAGTGGGACAAAATTTGGCGGGAGAActaaaattggaaaaaaaatattatgacaGACGGACAGCAATTGAATTTTAGCCACCTGTAAAAATCATCTTCACAGGCGACCACAAAGTAGTTGTCTGCAAAGATCTATTTTAATAGGCGGTTGGCTTTAACGGTCCACTTGTGAACAAGATAGATTTTCTCTAGGTGACTGGGCTACATTGGTTTAATTTAGAGAAAACTGGTTTAGCCAATTTTAAATTTAGCCAGCAGCAACATCCCTTTTTAGTTTTGCTAAGTAGTGTTTGGGTGAGTGCTGTCTTTCATAGGTGTAACACGTGCTGACATGCATTATTAATTCTGAAATCAATTTTTGTAAGGAGAATAGACCATCACAAATCAATGGTTAATATATCTCTTACCTCTCTTATCTCTAAACAGGTAACAGGGAGTAATGTAAAAGGCGCCTCAAAAAAGAACTTCTGCAAAGCCTAAtgaaatctatatttaatactatgtgccattaaaattactttaaaatatagatatttAAATCAACCTCTGATCGCTCCAAACCAACCCCAAATATAAGTGCAGTAAAAGAAATATCTTAGTTTTATGGAGTGGCTATCTATTTCATATTTCGGTAACTTTATCAATCAGTTTTTCATCCACTGATCAACATCTAACTAGTACAGgcctatcatttttttaatgaaataaaGAATTTAGTGAAACAAATAATATTGTAACAAAACATAGAAATTACACTTCGGTGTGCATTCATGCCGACATAAAACGAAAATAAAATCGAGATAAACATAAAAAAGAGACAAATTAATCAAGGAaatgaaaaaaacagaaaactaATACTTGTAGTAAATTTATACTTCTATAATGGTTTTTCGTGAGCAATGTGCAAATTAATTTTAAGTGCAATGTGATCAATGAGTAAATTCTCTGTCTACCCCTGAAAACTCACTGAATCCCTTTCATATCCCTGAAATTTACCCGATCTCTTCTATACTCctgaaatttcaacttgatcccttccatgtctctaccgttacattttccttcatttcactgttacgtttggttgcaaatgtgtttttttgcccttgatgctttaggtttgaatataagcttgAAATGATTGAACATTTTATTTAAGTGCACagtatgtgcattttatgaaactaatgagactaGATAATTAGtgtagaaaattttgacataaattttgaaaataaaacaaatgtaataattaatttttttatttgaaattttaataggacaatggatATTTTTGATTTGGAGTATTCATAAAAAAGTTATTGTGAGCATCGATAGTCCTATCTTTGTATGAATTCTCAtcattttttatgactttttctaaaaataatacatttttttatttctttttctaaaaataaattttttgacAAATAATGCATTacacaacaaactcataactataatagtctcatgcgacaaatttttacatttttaataatgtaattcatgaatttctatgttcatccaaacggtaaaatggtcatttttgtAGAATTtacacggtcaactgacgggagggatatggaagggatcaaaatcaaattttagaggtatacaaggaagtaagcaaaattcaaGAGCATATAAAGGATTAGTTAAAATTTCAGGAGTATAGAAGGGATTTTCTCGTGACAATTGATCGcaataagaatattttttaaaaaaaaaactgataaaaAGCAAAGGTGTTATATGAATGCTTAAATTTAAAATTGTCGAAACTatgaagaaattagaaaaaataaccaTCTAGGATGagggttttcaatttcgatTTCAGCTAAAATTTTGGCCATTTCGGTAGAACTGAAATTTTGGTATTTTTGGGCCaaaatttgctaaaattttgatagaatttaactgaatttgactaaattcacaaaaaaaaattaggaaaaaaacaaaaatttcgGATGAGATATTGACTTGCCGGGAGGCCCGAAATTTCAATCCCTGTCTAGGATATATCTATATCACATAcccggacggcgatggcggcaacAAGAGTGATCATGGG comes from the Oryza glaberrima chromosome 9, OglaRS2, whole genome shotgun sequence genome and includes:
- the LOC127785201 gene encoding L-type lectin-domain containing receptor kinase IX.1-like isoform X1; this encodes MKTRDEKQLMDFDMNRHGIQGEIRGGVEYKVNGTVEESQAAGPRRFRYSDLSRATRGFSNSEKLGADSNGSVYRGFLRDQGLHVAIRRVSNTSRYEMKSIGEVTAIHRLRHPKLVRLLGWCHEEKELLLVYEFMVNRSLHDHLHKVQNTTLPWPIRYKIVLDLGAALHHCHEGGEPQLVHGDINPRNVMLDSSFSAKLGDFCLTRLIEHCRSPSESRMCGGTSATGYAYMHRLITGQVMPWSDVYSFGVILLEVASGRRSFRPYGEESLAGWVWQMYRRNDLLDAADRRLGGDFDACEMECMLLVGLWCAHPDYSLRPSIGQAMSVLLADDPLPKPLPPLLPCDLLDNNRPIVSSTKTN
- the LOC127785201 gene encoding L-type lectin-domain containing receptor kinase IX.1-like isoform X2; translated protein: MKSIGEVTAIHRLRHPKLVRLLGWCHEEKELLLVYEFMVNRSLHDHLHKVQNTTLPWPIRYKIVLDLGAALHHCHEGGEPQLVHGDINPRNVMLDSSFSAKLGDFCLTRLIEHCRSPSESRMCGGTSATGYAYMHRLITGQVMPWSDVYSFGVILLEVASGRRSFRPYGEESLAGWVWQMYRRNDLLDAADRRLGGDFDACEMECMLLVGLWCAHPDYSLRPSIGQAMSVLLADDPLPKPLPPLLPCDLLDNNRPIVSSTKTN